In Streptomyces ambofaciens ATCC 23877, a single genomic region encodes these proteins:
- a CDS encoding DUF3710 domain-containing protein, translated as MFGRRKKRDAAEGAAGEAEQVVDSVDTEADEGRERVRLEPEPRPDGPWDSTEVRDPAEGRVDLGGLFVPGVDGMELRVEVAGDAIVAATVVLRDSAIQLQGFAAPKREGIWGEVREEIGSGITQQGGIIDEVEGPLGWELRAQVPVQLPDGTGGFQVVRFVGVDGPRWFLRGVISGQGAVQPQAAGLLEQIFRDTVVVRGDGPMAPRDPIVLKLPNDAQMVPEGVQQEEGSRFSGGMGQLQRGPEITEVR; from the coding sequence GTGTTCGGACGTCGCAAGAAGAGGGATGCCGCCGAGGGCGCGGCCGGCGAGGCCGAGCAGGTCGTCGACAGCGTCGACACCGAGGCGGACGAAGGGCGCGAGCGCGTGCGGCTCGAGCCCGAACCGCGGCCCGACGGGCCCTGGGACAGCACCGAGGTCCGCGACCCGGCCGAGGGCCGGGTGGACCTGGGCGGTCTGTTCGTTCCCGGAGTCGACGGCATGGAGTTGCGGGTGGAGGTCGCGGGCGACGCGATCGTCGCCGCGACCGTCGTGCTGCGCGACAGCGCCATCCAGCTCCAGGGCTTCGCCGCTCCCAAGCGCGAGGGCATCTGGGGCGAGGTGCGTGAGGAGATCGGCTCCGGCATCACGCAGCAGGGCGGCATCATCGACGAGGTCGAGGGCCCGCTGGGCTGGGAACTGCGGGCCCAGGTCCCGGTGCAGCTGCCGGACGGCACGGGCGGCTTCCAGGTCGTACGGTTCGTCGGTGTGGACGGTCCCCGCTGGTTCCTGCGCGGAGTGATCTCGGGCCAGGGCGCGGTGCAGCCGCAGGCCGCCGGTCTGCTGGAGCAGATCTTCCGGGACACGGTCGTGGTCCGCGGCGACGGCCCCATGGCCCCCCGCGACCCCATCGTCCTCAAGCTGCCGAACGACGCGCAGATGGTCCCCGAGGGCGTCCAGCAGGAGGAGGGCTCCCGCTTCTCCGGCGGAATGGGCCAGCTCCAGCGCGGACCGGAGATCACCGAGGTCCGTTAG
- a CDS encoding sensor histidine kinase, whose translation MGRGKLRIYLGAAPGVGKTYAMLSEAHRRLERGTDCVVAFVEHHDRSRTEVLLHGLEQVPRRRLTHRGAVFTELDLDAVLARAPRVALVDELAHTNVPGSRNAKRWQDVEELLAAGIDVISTVNIQHLESLGDVVESITGVRQQETVPDEVVRRADQIELVDMSPQALRRRMAHGNIYQPDKVDAALSNYFRPGNLTALRELALLWVADRVDEYLQQYRSEHRVSRIWGSRERIVVGLTGGPEGRTLIRRAARLAEKGAGGEVLAVYVARSDGLTSASPKELAVQRTLVEDLGGTFHHVLGEDVPAALLDFARGVNATQIVLGSSRRKAWQYVFGPGVGATVARESGPDLDVHIVTHEEVAKGRGLPVAGGVRLGRSRIVWGWFTGLGGPVLLTLLLNSVHLGLANDVLLYLALTVAAALLGGLYPALASAAVGSLLLNWFFTPPVDRITIADPRNMLALAIFVGVALSVASVVDVAARRTHQAARLRAESEILSFLAGDVLRGETSLETLLERVRETFGMESAALLERADDVAPWTCAGRAGTGPPVRRPEDADVDMPVGDHMALALTGRVLPAEDRRVLAAFAAQAAVVLDRRRLREEADRARALAEGNRIRTALLAAVSHDLRTPLAGIKAAVTSLRSDDVAWSEEDQGELLEGIEEGADRLDNLVGNLLDMSRLQTGTVTPLIREIDVDEVVPMALGGVPEGSAELDIPETLPMVAVDAGLLERSMANLVENAVKYSPAGRTVLVAASALADRVEVRVVDRGPGVPDDAKDRIFEPFQRYGDAPRGAGVGLGLAVARGFAEAMGGTLNAEDTPGGGLTMVLTLRAAGSSRTATAPSVAPHATTTERQAAR comes from the coding sequence ATGGGACGCGGCAAGCTTCGGATCTACCTCGGCGCGGCGCCGGGCGTCGGCAAGACGTACGCCATGCTGTCCGAGGCGCACCGCCGCCTGGAGCGGGGCACCGACTGCGTCGTGGCCTTCGTGGAGCACCACGACAGGTCGCGCACGGAGGTCCTGCTGCACGGCCTGGAACAGGTGCCGCGCCGGCGGCTGACGCACCGCGGCGCGGTCTTCACGGAGCTGGACCTGGACGCGGTGCTGGCCAGGGCGCCCCGCGTGGCGCTGGTGGACGAACTCGCCCACACCAACGTCCCCGGTTCCCGCAACGCCAAGCGGTGGCAGGACGTGGAGGAACTGCTGGCCGCCGGCATCGACGTGATCTCGACCGTCAACATCCAGCACCTTGAGTCACTCGGTGACGTGGTGGAGTCGATCACGGGGGTACGGCAGCAGGAGACCGTGCCGGACGAGGTGGTGCGACGGGCGGACCAGATCGAACTGGTCGACATGTCGCCGCAGGCGCTGCGCCGGCGCATGGCCCACGGCAACATCTACCAGCCGGACAAGGTCGACGCGGCCCTGTCCAACTACTTCCGCCCCGGCAACCTCACGGCCCTGCGGGAGCTCGCGCTGCTCTGGGTCGCCGACCGGGTCGACGAGTACCTCCAGCAGTACCGCAGCGAGCACCGGGTGTCGAGGATATGGGGCTCGCGCGAGCGCATCGTGGTCGGCCTGACCGGCGGCCCCGAGGGCCGGACGCTGATACGGCGGGCCGCGCGCCTCGCGGAGAAGGGCGCCGGCGGCGAGGTACTGGCCGTGTACGTGGCCCGCAGCGACGGGCTGACCTCGGCCTCCCCCAAGGAGCTCGCGGTGCAGCGCACCCTGGTGGAGGACCTCGGCGGCACCTTCCACCACGTGCTCGGCGAGGACGTACCGGCCGCCCTGCTCGACTTCGCGCGCGGTGTCAACGCCACCCAGATCGTCCTGGGGTCCTCGCGCCGCAAGGCCTGGCAGTACGTCTTCGGCCCCGGCGTCGGCGCCACGGTCGCCCGCGAGTCCGGACCCGACCTGGACGTCCACATCGTGACCCACGAGGAGGTCGCCAAGGGCCGCGGGCTGCCGGTGGCCGGGGGAGTGCGGCTCGGCCGCTCCCGGATCGTCTGGGGCTGGTTCACGGGCCTCGGCGGACCGGTGCTGCTGACGCTGCTGCTGAACTCCGTCCACCTCGGGCTCGCCAACGACGTGCTGCTCTACCTGGCGCTGACCGTGGCCGCGGCCCTGCTCGGCGGGCTGTACCCGGCGCTCGCCTCGGCCGCCGTCGGATCGCTGCTGCTGAACTGGTTCTTCACGCCCCCGGTCGACCGGATCACCATCGCCGACCCCCGGAACATGCTGGCGCTGGCCATATTCGTGGGTGTCGCGCTCTCCGTGGCCTCCGTCGTCGACGTCGCCGCCCGCCGTACCCACCAGGCGGCCCGGCTGCGCGCCGAGTCCGAGATCCTCTCCTTCCTGGCCGGCGACGTGCTGCGCGGCGAGACCAGCCTGGAGACGCTGCTGGAGCGGGTCCGCGAGACCTTCGGCATGGAGTCGGCCGCCCTGCTGGAGCGGGCGGACGACGTGGCGCCCTGGACCTGCGCGGGCCGGGCAGGGACGGGTCCGCCGGTCCGGCGCCCGGAGGACGCGGACGTGGACATGCCGGTCGGGGACCACATGGCCCTCGCGCTGACCGGCCGGGTCCTGCCCGCCGAGGACCGGCGGGTGCTGGCCGCCTTCGCCGCCCAGGCCGCCGTCGTCCTGGACCGGCGGCGCCTGCGCGAGGAGGCCGACCGGGCCCGCGCCCTCGCCGAGGGCAACCGCATCCGCACGGCGCTGCTGGCCGCCGTCAGCCACGACCTCCGTACCCCGCTCGCCGGGATCAAGGCGGCGGTCACCAGCCTCAGGTCCGACGACGTCGCCTGGTCCGAGGAGGACCAGGGGGAGCTGCTGGAGGGCATCGAGGAGGGCGCCGACCGCCTCGACAACCTCGTGGGCAACCTGCTCGACATGTCCCGCCTGCAGACCGGCACGGTCACGCCGCTGATCCGGGAGATCGACGTCGACGAGGTCGTGCCGATGGCGCTCGGCGGGGTGCCCGAGGGGAGCGCCGAGCTGGACATCCCCGAGACCCTGCCGATGGTCGCGGTGGACGCCGGACTCCTGGAGCGGTCGATGGCCAACCTGGTGGAGAACGCCGTCAAGTACAGCCCCGCCGGACGCACCGTCCTGGTGGCCGCCAGCGCCCTCGCCGACCGGGTCGAGGTACGGGTCGTCGACCGGGGGCCGGGCGTGCCGGACGACGCCAAGGACCGCATCTTCGAGCCCTTCCAGCGGTACGGCGACGCCCCGCGCGGCGCCGGGGTCGGCCTCGGCCTGGCCGTGGCCAGGGGCTTCGCCGAGGCGATGGGCGGGACCCTGAACGCCGAGGACACCCCCGGCGGTGGCCTCACCATGGTGCTCACCCTCCGCGCGGCGGGCTCCTCCCGCACCGCGACAGCGCCCTCCGTGGCACCGCACGCCACCACCACAGAAAGGCAGGCCGCCCGATGA
- a CDS encoding response regulator, producing MTRVLVIDDEPQIVRALVINLKARHYEVDAAHDGATALRLAAARQPDVVVLDLGLPDMDGVEVIRGLRGWTRVPILVLSARHASDEKVEALDAGADDYVTKPFGMDELLARLRAAVRRAEPVPGDVGDVVVDTEEFTVDLAAKKVHRAGKDVRLTPTEWHLLEVLVRNTGRLVSQKQLLQEVWGPSYGTETNYLRVYMAQLRRKLEADPAHPRHFVTEPGMGYRFEK from the coding sequence ATGACCAGGGTGCTCGTGATCGACGACGAACCGCAGATCGTGCGTGCCCTCGTGATCAACCTCAAGGCCCGGCACTACGAGGTCGACGCCGCCCACGACGGCGCCACCGCCCTGCGGCTCGCCGCCGCCCGCCAGCCCGACGTGGTGGTGCTGGACCTGGGCCTGCCCGACATGGACGGCGTCGAGGTGATCAGGGGCCTGCGCGGCTGGACCCGGGTGCCCATCCTGGTGCTGTCCGCCCGGCACGCCTCCGACGAGAAGGTCGAGGCGCTGGACGCGGGGGCCGACGACTACGTCACCAAGCCCTTCGGCATGGACGAACTGCTGGCCCGGCTGCGGGCCGCCGTCCGCCGGGCCGAACCGGTCCCCGGCGACGTGGGCGACGTGGTCGTGGACACCGAGGAGTTCACCGTCGACCTGGCCGCGAAGAAGGTGCACCGGGCCGGGAAGGACGTACGGCTCACCCCCACCGAGTGGCATCTGCTGGAGGTGCTGGTGCGCAACACCGGGCGCCTGGTCAGCCAGAAGCAGCTGCTCCAGGAGGTGTGGGGGCCGTCCTACGGCACCGAGACGAACTACCTGCGCGTGTACATGGCGCAACTGCGCCGCAAGCTGGAGGCGGACCCGGCGCACCCGCGGCACTTCGTCACGGAGCCCGGCATGGGGTACCGCTTCGAGAAGTGA